The segment CCGCGTTAAGGGCGGTGCTGGCAGTTTCCTCAATCAGGAAATCCATGGTAGTGGTCTTGCCGGGCTCTATCTTGATGTTGTCGTAGATGGCCGGCTTATAAGACACGTATGAAACAGTGATTTTATAAATACCCGGCTGAATCTTCAGTTCGTATCCTCCGTCCATGTCGGTGGAGGCAGCGGTGCCTGAACCAGTGATAAAGACTACTGCGCCTATCACAGGTTCGCCATTCTTTTTGTCTTTTACTTTTCCGGAGAGGGTACCCGTTTGCGCAAAGCTCACAAGGGCGGTACAAAGAAGAGAGAGGGTGAGTAAAAACGATTTCATGTATGTAGTATTAGTCTCGCTGCAAAAGTAGAGCGACCACTTTACCCCATGATTAACCGCCTATTACCCTATTGTTAAGTTGAGAAGTGAAATATTAAGGAGATGTTATGTGGGCCTATGATATGACATAAGAAAGATGATTGGCTGCCTGGAAACCCGTTTTGGAGCTAATTCTATAGATGGAGCCCCAAAATGGAACGCCTTCCAAGAAGCGGTGATACGGTTTGTCTATATGATAGAGGAGGGTATAAGAAAAGAGCTTTGTTGTTGGAAATACCAGAAGCATAGGACGGGAGATAGGGTCTTGAAACTGTGTGTTGAAGTGATTGCCTCACGGAAGTTGCAAACTTCCGCCCTTAGTAGGTCCAAGTCACAGACTTGAACCATTTAGAGGGATTAAGATGATAAAGGCTTTTGTTATTTTTCCCTGTTCCAGTCTTCCCTTTGAGCGCCTCGCTTTTGGCCCTAGAAAGACAGAAGCTAAGAGTGGCAGGTTTCTCAGGCCGAAAGGGCAGTGCGAGAGGTAAAGACGGGGCCTCGCGGCCGTTAGCGCTTTTCGCCGAAGATAAAATAACCCAGCATAAGGGCTCCGCATCAACCAGGCACTACGCCAGCAACAGCAGACTACGTGCACATCAAACTAACAAAAAGATATAATAAAAGCACCTTCCAGTTCCTTCTTACTTTCCCCAAAGTAACCCCAAAACAAACCTGCCTTAGCGGGAATAATGACGGAAATCACCCATCAGCATTCATTTGTGTTGTACCTTTGCGGAAAACAAAGAAGAAGTGCTGCTGAAAGAGGTTATCTACCTGATGCAAAAGGATTTTGTGCTGGAATGGCGGCAGAAGTATGCGTTCAACGGCATGCTTCTGTACGTGGGCAGCACAGTGTTCATCTGCTATCTCAGCTTTAGTTTGCGCTTCGGCGGACTGGAAGTGCCGGTCTGGAATGCCTTGTACTGGATCATTCTGCTCTTCACGGCGGTAAACGCCATCGCGAAGGGATTTGCCCAGGAGAGCCGCGGACGGTTACTCTATTATTATAGTGTAGTAAGTCCGCAGGGGGTGATTCTGGCCAAGATGATTTACAACGTGGCGCTCATGCTGGTGCTGTCGCTGCTGTGTTTCGGATTCTACACTATTGTGATCGGGAATCCGGTGCAGGATGTGGGGATGTTCCTGGTGACGATTGTCTTAGGAGCGATTGGATTTGCCTCGTCACTGACCATGATTTCGGGCATTGCGGCCAAGGCGGCGAACACGGGAACGCTGATGGCGGTGCTGAGTTTTCCGGTGATGGTACCCATGCTGCTCATGCTCATGAAGATGTCCAAGAACGCCATTGACGGGCTGGACCCTTCGGTGAGTATGGATGAGGCGCTGACCTTGCTAGCGATTAACATGATTGTGGTCACCGTGTCTTATATTCTGTTCCCGTACTTGTGGCGCAGTTAAGGCACTGAACTAAAAAACTAAGTCAAAAACGAATGAAGCTTACTTGGTGGAAATGGCTGACGATTGCCCTGCTGCTGTACACAGTGGTGATGGGCATGCTGAGCGAGGTGCCCCGTCTGGCTATTCTGAATGAAACCATCCGGAACTTATACTTCCACGTGCCCATGTGGTTCGGGATGATTCTGATCCTGCTCGTTTCAGTAGTGTATTCCATAAAATACCTCAGAAACCCGCTCTCCAGAAATGATATCATCGCCTATGAATCAGCGAAGGTGGGCATTCTGTTTGGCGTGCTGGGCATTGTGACCGGCATGGAATGGGCACGTTTCACGTGGGGCGAATTCTGGAGCAATGACCCTAAACAGAATGCTTCGGCCATCGGGCTCCTGATTTATTTCGCGTATCTCATTTTGCGTGGTTCTTTCCAGGACCATCAGCAGCGCGCGCGCATTAGTGCCGTGTACAACATCTTCGCGTTTGCGGCGCTTATTCCGCTTTTGTTTATCCTGCCGCGCATGACCGACTCTCTGCACCCGGGCAACGGCGGAAATCCTGGTTTCAACTCCTATGACCTGGACAGTCGTCTGCGCGCCGTGTTTTATCCGGCGGTGCTTGGCTGGACACTCTTAGGGGTTTGGATGGTGCACCTGCGCACCCGTTTAGAAGTTTTAAAGCAACGATTCTATGAAAATGCATAAATGGCTCCTGGTGCTGCTCCTTACGTGGGCAGCTAGTTTTTCTGTTCCGGCTTCGGCGCAAAACGCAGCGGAGGAAGGCTCTACTATTGAATACACGTCAGCAGACAAAGCTGCTTCAGACCCAGAGATGGCTGATGTGATGCGCCGTGACGGCAAGATCTATATTGTGGTGGCGGTGCTGGTGAGTGTGTTGCTGGGCATCCTGTTTTACCTCATCAGCTTGGACAGGAAGATTGGCAAGTTAGAGCGCGAGCTTCGGCAATAAAACCTGTTTCTGGTCTGTTTTAGAGGAAAAAGGCTAGAAACAGAATGTTGAAATACAGCTGCAGAAAAGCGCCGCAAGCGGATTTAATTTGAAATAAGTGGTGTTAAAGAGGCGGGCAATCTCGCCTAAGCTTGAATAACCTATGAAAAGAATACACATCATCGGGATTTTAGTCATCGCGGTGGCCATCATGATCATCATGTCAACGGCATCAGACGCCAGTGTTTACGTTCCTTTCTCTGAAGCGCAAGCCCGCGCGAAGGATGGAGATGATACCAAAGTACACGTGGTGGGCCGCCTGAAGAAAGATGCCAAAGGTCACATTGTGGGCATGAAGTATGATCCTACGTTGGATCCTAACTACTTCTCTTTCGTGCTGGTAGACACCAACCGCGTAGAGCAGCAGGTAGTGTACTATAGCCCCAAACCACAGGATTTTGACCGCTCTGAGCAGGTGGTAATTACCGGGAACATGAAAGAGAATGTTTTTGTGGCCGATAAGATTTTGCTCAAATGCCCTTCTAAGTACACCGAGAACGAGGTGAAGGTAGAAACGGCAAGCCTATAAGTATTTGGTTGCGAGGGAAGGCAGCAGATACAGCTTTTACCTCAACACTCAGGACTCATAACAATCTGAAATGGTTAATACTTTAATTGGTGATTTAGGTCACTACAGTGTCATTCTCGCTTTTGTGACGGCGCTGGTTTCGGCAATTGCGTTTGCGTTTGCCTCCAACGCCAAAGAGCTTACCCCTGAGCAGAAAGACTGGAAGAATCTGGCCCGTGGTGCCTTCTTCGTGCACGTGCTAGCGGTGTTTGGCATCATCTTCTGCCTTTTTAATATCATTTACGCGCACCGCTACGAGTATCATTACGCGTGGAGCCACTCCTCTAATCACCTGCCGGTGCATTACATGATCTCCTGCTTTTGGGAAGGCCAGGAGGGGTCTTTCCTGCTATGGATCTTCTGGCATGCGTTACTAGGACTGGTGCTGATCAAGTTTGCCGGTAAGAAGTGGGAAAGCCCGGTGATGGCGGTTTTCTCCTTCGTGCAGCTGTTCCTGACCTCCATGATCTTAGGGGTGGTGATCGGTGACCTGAAGATCGGTTCTTCGCCGTTCATCTTGATGCGTGACTTCATGACCGATGCGCCAGTGTTCCAGATGGACCCGAACTTCGTGCCGAAGGATGGTACTGGTTTGAACCCGCTGTTGCAGAACTACTGGATGGTGATTCACCCGCCGGTCTTGTTCCTGGGCTTCGCGGCTACTTTAGTACCGTTTGCCTTTGCGATTGCCGGTCTCTGGAAAAAAGACTTCTCTGCCTGGACCAAGCCTGCCTTGCCTTGGGGCTTGTTTGCTGCCGTAGTACTAGGTGTAGGAATTATGATGGGTGCTTACTGGGCCTATGAAACTCTGAACTTTGGGGGCTACTGGAACTGGGATCCGGTTGAAAATGCCGTGTACATTCCGTGGTTAGTATTAGTAGGAGCCATTCACACCTTGTTAGCCTATCGCAAGAGCAAAACTGCCCTTCGTGCCACGTTCATCCTTTTCATCACTTCGTTCCTGTTAGTACTATACGCTACCTTCTTAACGCGTAGTGGTATCTTAGGTAATGCCTCTGTACACTCTTTCACTGACTTAGGTTTATCTGGACAGTTGTTCACCTACCTGGCTGCTTTTGTGGTCTTGGCGATTGGTTTGCTGGCGTACCGCTGGAAATACATTCCGGCTACGGAGAAAGAAATTGCCACCTATTCTGGTGAGTTCTGGGTGTTCATCGGCGCAGCCGTGTTGTGCTTAGGTGCTTTCCAGGTACTGGTGACTACCTCTATTCCAGTGTACAATGCTTTCATGGGCTTCATTGGCGTGAAAACCAATGTGGCGCTACCTGCAGACCAAATTGCGCACTACACCAAGTTCCAGATGTGGATGGGGATTACCATTGCTATGCTGACGGGTACCGGACAGTTGCTGTGGTGGCGGAAGAACAGCGAAGGAAACAAGTTCTCTGAGCTGTTCATGGTGCCTCTAATGCTGACTGCTTTGTTTGCCGCGCTTATCTTGTTGATTAGCAAAATAGGCTACATTGAACGCATCGACAATCCGGCTTACATTTTGTTATTGGTAGCGTCTTTATATGCAGTGTTCAGTAACCTGGCCATCTTATTTGGGGTGCTCCGGAAGAACGTTTCCATTGCCGGTGGTGCCGTAGCCCATATTGGGGTGGCTTTGATGCTGATTGGGGTTTTGTTCTCCTCTGGTTACTCCAACATCATTTCCAAGAACATGTCTGGGATGGTGTACGCCCGCGAGTTTGGTGATGACATTAACCGTGACAACGTGCTGTTGTGGCGCAATGCCGGTACTGATATGGGGCCTTACAAGGTAACCTACAAAGGTCAATACTTAGAAGTAAAAGGTTTACCTGATTACGTGAACAAGCAGCGCTTGTTCCGCATTGAGGACGAGTACAAAGCTATTGCCCGTGGTCCGTTAAAAGATGGTGATGAGGTTATCTACAATGCTGGTGATACGGTTGAAATTTCTCCTGAGAATACGTACTACGAAGTAGGCTTCAAGAACCGTGAGTCTGGTGAAGAATTCGCTTTGTACCCAAGAGCGCAGGTAAACCCACAAATGGGATTGTTAGCCTCCCCGGATATCAAGATGTTTGGCACCAAAGACCTGTACACCCACGTTTCTACCATCCCAGATCCGAACGAGGAGAAGGAGTGGGGTGAGTTGAAGGAGTATAAGGTGAAAATCGGCGACACCATCTTCGTGAACGACTATGTAGCTGTGTTACATGGCATTGAGCCAGCCAAAGATACTTTGCTCTTAAACCTGAAGCCTGGAGATGTTGCCGTACAAGCTGACATGCAGGTATTAGGTGAGCGCCATACGTACCACGCGCACCCAATCTATGCTATCAGAGACCGCATGGTAGGACGCGTGCCGGAGGAGATTGAGGATTTAGGTCTTCGTATTATGCTGATGAACATTGATCCGGAAGAAGGTGCTTTCACCATCGGGATCAACACTACGCAGAAGGATTACATCATCCTGAAAGCGATGGAGAAACCATTTATCAGCATTCTCTGGATTGGTACTTTGATCATGAGCCTCGGGTTTGTAATGGCTATTGTTCGTCACTACAAAGATGGCAAGAGCGGCAATGCTAATCTGCCAAAAGGCCCAGCCGGCAAAGTAGCCGTGAAACGCGAAAAACAACTGGCGTAAAAGTAAAAGCCTTCACAATCATAGAGCCGCAGGAATTTATTTCTGCGGCTTTTTTATGCCCTGCTTTTTCGCTGTTTTTGGAAAACTTACCTAAAACATGCTTGGTTAAGGATTACCTTCTTTCTTAAAAAGAAGAAAGCGATCAAAAGAAAGAACCTAACTTTGATCTCTGATCACGTAAAGGATGACCATGAAAGTAGGAATTGTGGGAGCAGGCAACGTCGCAACCCATCTAGTGAAAGGCCTAGTCAAAGCAGGAATGGAAGTTTCTGTTATTAACAGCAGAACAATTGCCTCAGCACAGAGCCTTGCACAACATGCCCCAGCCGCCGCTATTACTGATTCATTAAATTTCAAGTTGTCACCCCCAGCTGATATCTATCTGTTGGCTGTACCTGACCGGACACTTCCGCAATTGTTGCAAGAAGTGAACTTTCCCGAAGGAGTGATAGTGGCCCACACTTCTGGGACACAACCTTTGGAATTACTGATGTCATCTCTGCCGGGGGTAGAAACCGGCGTATTCTATCCGTTGCAGACCTTCAGCAAAGAAAAAGACGTAGATTGGAAACCAATTCCCATCTGCATAGAAACTTCATCGCAGCACGCCGAACTGACGCTTGTAAATTTAGGAAGGCTGCTGAGTAATCAGGTGGTGCTCATGAATGGGGAAACAAGAAGGAAACTGCACGTGGCGGCGGTATTTGCCTGTAATTTCACCAATCATTTATGGGGAGTGGCGCAAGACCTGCTGCAGAAAGCGGAGTTACCGGTCAACCTGTTGGAGCCCCTAGTGCAGGAGACAGTACAAAAAGCATTTCAGTTTCCGCCTTTTTCAGTGCAAACCGGACCAGCTAAACGGGGAGATTCTATAACCATTGATGCCCATGTACAGCTGTTGCAAAGTGAACCGCAGTACCTGCAACTATACCAGGTGCTCACAAAAAGCATACAAACTGTTGCTGAAAGTGAGCCGTTTTTAGGAAAACAGGCGTAAAACGGTTGGTGTCTTGAAAGGAACTGCTCCAAAGGGCCTCCGTTTTGTTTAGGGCGGTTGTATGCCTACCTTTGCACCTTTAATAATCCATAGGAATGAAAGTCGTTAATATCACATATAAGTTTTTGGACGGAAAGCCTGACGAAACCCATTTGGGAGCGGAAGGAGAATCTGTTCTGGACGTAGCCTTGAACAATGGAATTCAACTGCAGCACAACTGCGGTGGCGTTTGCGGTTGCAGCACCTGCCATATTTATGTAGAAACTGGCATGAATGACCTTCCGGAAATCACAGATGCAGAGGAAGATTTTATTGACCGTGCCGTAAATCCACGCATCAATTCACGTTTAGCGTGCCAGTGTGTGGTACAAGGTGGTCAGGACCTGGTCATCACCATTCCTAAGCAAGACTTCTTAGGACATTAATCAAAAAGTAAGAAGCTATTGATAATAGGCGAATACCGAAGAATGCGAATAGGTGAAGCAGAAAGAACACTTTTTCTGATTTGAGCCTACTCTCTCTGTTTAATAGCTTTAAACCATACATCAGGAAATAGCAACTAGAGAAATATGAGCAATCTATATGAGCCACCTATAAAGTGGAGCGACCATGAAGACATAGCCATGGCGCTATATGAGAAGTTTGGCGATGAATTTGGAGAAAACAAAATCTACCGTATCCGGTTCACTGATCTGTTAGAGTGGGTACTAAGCCTGCCTAATTTTGAGGGTACCCGCGAGCAAGCCACCGAGGGACATTTGGAGCAGATTCAGGCCAAGTGGGTGTACGAATGGCGCGATAACCAATAGGCCCTGACCTTTCTTGAAGTTCTGAATTCTTCCGCAAAGCTCTGACAAACCATGCAAGCACTTCCTGATTTCAAGAATATCACCACGTTCATTTTTGATGTGGATGGCGTTTTAACTGACGGTACCCTGTTGTGTTTCTCCACCGGAGAACAGGCACGGGCGTTTAATATCAAAGATGGGTATGCGATCAGGCATGCCCTGAAGAAAGGGTATCGTGTGGCCATTATCTCAGGGAGGAACGAGCCGGGGGTGCGCAAGCGTTTAGAGTCTCTGGATGTGAAAGATATTTACCTGGGTTCAGAAAACAAGCTGGACACCTTCCAGAATTACGTTTACTATTATGGCATTGACCCGGAGACAGTGGTCTTCATGGGTGATGACATGCCCGATCTGGAAGTGATGCAACACTGCGGAATTTCAGCGTGTCCTGCCGATGCAGCTATTGATATCTGCGACATCTCGCAGTATGTAGCCACAGCCGAGGGAGGAAAAGGAGCGGTGCGCGAGCTGATTGAAATGGTGATGAAGTTGCAGAAACGGTGGTAGGATCTTAGGAGCGTTATAGGCCTGTTTTCAAATATTTATAAAGAAAGTTTGGTTTTTGTATAATAATCCTATATTTACGGAATCATTCATTATTTCAATTTTTAAATTTTTATGAAAACAGGAACTGTTAAATTCTTCAACGAATCCAAAGGCTACGGCTTTATCACAGAAGAAGCCACCAATGAGGATTTCTTTGTACACATTACAGGCCTCAACGGTATCCAGATCCAACAGCACGACAAAGTGGAGTTCGACACCAAAGAAGGTAAGAAAGGCATAAACGCAGTCAACGTTAAGAAAATCTAACACTTCTACGCATCATACTCATTTTGCATTCTCATCAAAAAGCCCCTGCTCCAGGGGCTTTTTTCATAGGTAAGATTTAAAGTGTAACTTCCGTCTCCTTTAGTGTACCTGTGAAGCAGTTTCTTACTTTAATACGGCTCCCAAACCTTATCATTATGCTGCTGGCCCAGCTGCTGGTGCGCAAGTGCCTGGTATTCCCAGAGCGTTCGCTGCTGCAGTCTTTGTCGTGGCCCTTCGCTGTTCTGGTGGTGGCAACTCTTTGCATTGCCGCGGCGGGGTACATTATCAATGATTATTATGACGTAAAGATAGACCGCATCAACAAACCTGAACGGGTAGTGGTGGGCAAGTTCCTGACCCGTCGTAAGGCCATGATGATTCACCTTTACTTGTCGGCAGCAGGGGTATTGTTGGGCGTTATCATTGGTTGGCGAATTGGGGCCGTGCTGTTGGGGGTAGCGTTGCTACTTTGGGGGTATTCGGCACAGTTTAAGAAACGCCCGTTTGTAGGAAACCTGACGATTGCACTATTGGCAGCAGTTATGGTGTTGGTAGTACCATTACAGGCGGGGCAACCTTCTTTGGCTGCCTGGGCTTACGGGGTGTTCGCCTTCCTCATTTCCCTGGTGCGGGAGGTCATCAAGGACATGGAAGATGTACAGGGCGATGCCTCTTTCCGGTGCCGCACCTTGCCTATTGTATTAGGAATTCCGCAGACCAAATGGATTCTGTACCTGTTGGTGGGCTTCTTTCTGATCTTTACAGGCTTTGTGATGTTGAAGCGGTTAAATGAGCCGTTGTTTGTAGGGTATCTGTTTATAGGAGTGGTGCTGCCCACGTTTGTATTGATAAGGCAAATCATCACTGCCGACAGGAAAAAAGAATACGCACGTTTAAGCTGGATATGTAAAGGCATTATGGTCACCGGAATCTGCTCCATGCTGGTGCTGCATTGAAGACAATTTTAGGCGTTATAATGAAAAAGTAAGGGGCTCGTTTTAGGTGTGTTTTAGATAAACTACGCACAAAACGAGTTGAATCAGGGTAGAGTTAAAATGAGGACATCAAGGATAGTTAGGTATGTAGTGGTTCTGTGCAGTCTTACCTGGACCCTGTTCACTCATGCCCAAACTTCCCGCCTGCCCTTGGGCACCTGGCAGCTGCACGTGCCTAACCATCGGGCTAAAGCAGTCGCGGAAACTCCTTCCTCGGTTTACGTCGCCACTGAGGATGGCTTCTTTAGATACCTCAAAGAAGACAATTCCCTCCAGACCCTTTCCCGCACCGATGGCTTCAGCGATATTAATCTAAACACCCTTACCTTTGATTCGGCCACTTCTACTTTAGTGGTAGCGTATGAAAACACCAACCTTGATCTCCTGACAAACGGGAAGGTGCATAACCTCACCGAGCTGCTGCGGAAGCCCATGCCCGGGGCCAAAGCTATCTATCACCTGTACACCCACAATAAAAAGGCGTACTTGTCTACCTCGTTCGGGTTGGTGGTGGTAGACTTGGTAAAGCGGGAGATAAAAGATACATACAGCAACCTGGGCGCTCAGGGCGAGGCTGTGCAGGTGTATGCCTCCACCGTATTGAATGACAGCGTGTACATTGCTTCTTCTGAAGGCGTAATGGGCGCTAACCTGAACAATGCCAATTTGCTTGATTACCGAAGCTGGCGCCGGTTTGGTTCTGCCCAAGGGCTTCCTTTCGGGTTGAGTTCAGAGGCAACCAAAACTATTGTGGCCTTTGGCGATGCGGTATATGTAGGAATCAACGAGGAAGGAATTTTCCGTTTTAACGGTGTTTCCTGGAACAAGGCTTCTTTCTCCACTCAAGATGACCAGTTTAGGGCCATGGAGACAAACGGAAGAAGGCTGGTCATTACCGGAGCGCAGGAGGTGGTGGAAGTTTCCTCTTCGGGACAAGCCTCCCGTATGGTTCAGCCGCTTTTCCAGGACCTGCGCATGGCTATTCCCGCAAGAAGCGGTGGACTTTGGGCCGCAAGTTATGAGCGTGGACTGGTGCAGGTAACTTCTGCCGGAGCAATAGCCCTTGTTCCCAACGGGCCCGCTTATGTGGATGTGTTTGGCGTGTATGCTGAACCAGGTCTGTTCACGGTTTTGGGGGGAGGTTACAGCCAAGGTTACCTGCAGCGTTCTTCGGTGGCTGGGTTTTACCAATACCAGAATGGGCAGTGGAACAGTTATGGTTTTGCCAGTGGCGGTCAGTTTCCGGGCAATGCCCGAGATCTTGTCATGGCTCGAAGAAACCCGGTCAACGGAAAATTATACATAGCCAGTTACGGATCGGGTTTACTGGAGTGGGGCGGGCTAGATCAAGTGAAACTGTATAACAACACCAATAGCCCCTTGCTCAGCGCCATCAACGCAAGTGACCGTGACTTTATACGGGTACCGGGCTTAGCCATTGACCCTGCTGGAAGCGTCTGGGTCACCAACCGAAATCAACTGCCCAATGCCGCCGGATTGTATGAATTGAAAGTAGATGGCACCTGGAAGTCGCATCCGTTCAACGGCTACAGCTTAGGCAGCGGGTTAGACAAGGTGGTGGTAGATGACAGTGGCTACAAATGGGTGACCATTAGTACCAACGGCACCGATGCCGGCATGATTGTCTACGATGATGTCACAGAGAAATATAAATACATTGGCGGAGTAGGACAGGGTGGCTTACCCGGGAAGCAGGTGTTTTCCTTGGCCGTGGACTTGCAAGGGGAAATTTGGGCTGGTACTAACAATGGAGTGGCTGTTTTCAGCAGTACCCCAGATATTTTCACTTCAACTTATGCCGGAGCTTATTTACCTATTTATGAACGTCGGCCCTTGTTGCAAGGACAAATCATCAGAAGCATTGCTGTAGACGGTGGCAATCGGAAATGGATAGGTACCGATACTGGGCTGTGGCTTTTTAATGAGACCGGCGAAGAAATGATTCACAACTTCACAACCAGGAACAGTCCATTGCCCTCAGATAGAATAAGAGACATATCCGTTGAACCCTCCACGGGGGAGGTGTTGATCGGTACCGAGGGAGGAATCGCGGTGTACAGAGGTACTGCTACGCGTACTGAAACTGTGAACAAGAATTGTTTGCAAGTCTTTCCCAATCCCGTTCGGGTGGGATTTTCTGGAAACATCGGTATTTCTGGAGTCCCGAATAATGGGTGGGTGAAGATTACTGACGCTGCAGGATTTCTGGTGTTTGAAGGAAAATCCGCTGGCGGCACGTTTGCCTGGCATGGGCGTGATTACAACGGACGCAAAGCTAAACCAGGCGTGTACCTGGTGTTGGCCTCATCTGGAGATGGGGCACAAACGTGTATGACTAAGATTGCCATTCAATAAGAACTATTTGAATGGTTCTGATAATAGAATGCCTCCGTTACTTTCAGTACCAAGAACATACCTTCCTGCGTAAGAGGAATCAGACATTACAACCATTCTATGCTGGTAAAAACCCGTGGCATTGTCCTGAGCTTTATCAAATTCAAAGAGTCTTCCATCATTGTTCGCATCTACACCGAAGAACTAGGATTGCAGAGCTACATTGTGAACAGCGTCAGGAAGAAGGGAAGTGCGTCACGTATAGCCTTATTTCAGCCTTTTACCTTGCTGGACATGGTGGTGTACCCATCTGGAAAAGGAGGGCTCACTCGCATCTCTGAATACAAATGCAGCTACCAGTTCAGTACCGTGCCTTACGATATCAGGAAAAGCAGTATTCTGTTATTTCTGTCAGAGGTGGTTTCCAGAACCATCAGAGAAGAAGAAGAAAACAGGCAGCTTTTTGAGTTCCTGCACAATTCCATTCAGTTGTTTGACGAGCTGAAAACCGGGTTTGAGAACTTCCACCTGATCTTTCTACTGCAATTAGGCGGTTATCTGGGGTTTGGAGTTTCTTCAGCCGACGAACTTATTACTCAAGTTGCTTTTGAAGCAGGTGGTGCACCGGCTTTGGGGAATAGCCTGATGCAGTTGCAGCAATTGGAACCGTATTTAACAGAAGTTATCCAAAAGGGTGAAGGAGCCAATTTGCCCAATGGGAAAATCCGACGGGAGTTGTTAAGCCTGTTGGTGCGCTACTTTCAACTGCACGTTGACCAATTAGGCGAGATCAGGTCTTTGCCCGTTCTGTCAGAAGTGTTAAGTGAATAGGTCTACGATATTCTACAAGTGATACAAAAAGAAAGGCTGCTCCTGTGAAGGGCAGCCTTTCTTTTTGGTCTGAAGAACCTTGTTCTACAAGATGTCTAATAAATCAACCTCAAACATAAGAGGAGCACCGCTTGGGATGGAAGGGTAACTTCCTACAGGGCCATATCCTAAGTGAGAAGGGATAAACAGAATGGCTTTTTCTCCTTCTTGCATAAGGGGCAAGCCTTCATCCCAGCCTTTGATTACTTTTCCGGCACCCACCTGAAATTCAAACGGGTAAACTCTTTTCCATGAAGAATCAAAGACGTACTCATTCTGCACCAGTTTCCCAATGTAATGCACGCTCACTTTCTGACCCGCTACCGGTTTTGCGCCGGTTCCAGGCTTCAGTACTTTGTAGTACAAGCCTGAGGCGGTCTTTACAGTGTCTGTGATGTTGTTAGCCTTAAAATAGGCCTGAATCATCGCATCATCGGCTTTTGCCTGGGCTTCATAATCATAGTTGGCGTAGGGATCATACGGATCTGGTTCGTCGCCACAAGAAGTAAGCCCGAGAAGGAAGCTAAAGGCCAGTAATAACTGCCATAACGCGCTTCTCTTTAGTAACTGTTGCATAAGTATTTAGTATTATAAACCAGGACCGCCTGGGCCTGCAGGACCTTGAGGGCCAGCAGGAGCGGCTGGGGCATCTTTAATATCCACCAGTTCCACATCAAAACGCAGGATAGAGTTAGCGGGTAACTCAGCACCGCGTGCCATTGAGCCGTAACCTAGCGGAGAAGGAATCAACAAGGTGCCTTTGCTGCCTTTGTTGAATTGCTTGATGCCTTCTTCCCAGCCTTTGATTACTTGGTTTTGACCTAACGGGAATTCAATAGGTTTACCACCGTTTGAT is part of the Rufibacter tibetensis genome and harbors:
- the recO gene encoding DNA repair protein RecO, which gives rise to MLVKTRGIVLSFIKFKESSIIVRIYTEELGLQSYIVNSVRKKGSASRIALFQPFTLLDMVVYPSGKGGLTRISEYKCSYQFSTVPYDIRKSSILLFLSEVVSRTIREEEENRQLFEFLHNSIQLFDELKTGFENFHLIFLLQLGGYLGFGVSSADELITQVAFEAGGAPALGNSLMQLQQLEPYLTEVIQKGEGANLPNGKIRRELLSLLVRYFQLHVDQLGEIRSLPVLSEVLSE
- a CDS encoding cold-shock protein, which gives rise to MKTGTVKFFNESKGYGFITEEATNEDFFVHITGLNGIQIQQHDKVEFDTKEGKKGINAVNVKKI
- the iscX gene encoding Fe-S cluster assembly protein IscX, whose translation is MSNLYEPPIKWSDHEDIAMALYEKFGDEFGENKIYRIRFTDLLEWVLSLPNFEGTREQATEGHLEQIQAKWVYEWRDNQ
- a CDS encoding geranylgeranylglycerol-phosphate geranylgeranyltransferase — its product is MLLAQLLVRKCLVFPERSLLQSLSWPFAVLVVATLCIAAAGYIINDYYDVKIDRINKPERVVVGKFLTRRKAMMIHLYLSAAGVLLGVIIGWRIGAVLLGVALLLWGYSAQFKKRPFVGNLTIALLAAVMVLVVPLQAGQPSLAAWAYGVFAFLISLVREVIKDMEDVQGDASFRCRTLPIVLGIPQTKWILYLLVGFFLIFTGFVMLKRLNEPLFVGYLFIGVVLPTFVLIRQIITADRKKEYARLSWICKGIMVTGICSMLVLH
- the porZ gene encoding type IX secretion system anionic LPS delivery protein PorZ, translated to MRTSRIVRYVVVLCSLTWTLFTHAQTSRLPLGTWQLHVPNHRAKAVAETPSSVYVATEDGFFRYLKEDNSLQTLSRTDGFSDINLNTLTFDSATSTLVVAYENTNLDLLTNGKVHNLTELLRKPMPGAKAIYHLYTHNKKAYLSTSFGLVVVDLVKREIKDTYSNLGAQGEAVQVYASTVLNDSVYIASSEGVMGANLNNANLLDYRSWRRFGSAQGLPFGLSSEATKTIVAFGDAVYVGINEEGIFRFNGVSWNKASFSTQDDQFRAMETNGRRLVITGAQEVVEVSSSGQASRMVQPLFQDLRMAIPARSGGLWAASYERGLVQVTSAGAIALVPNGPAYVDVFGVYAEPGLFTVLGGGYSQGYLQRSSVAGFYQYQNGQWNSYGFASGGQFPGNARDLVMARRNPVNGKLYIASYGSGLLEWGGLDQVKLYNNTNSPLLSAINASDRDFIRVPGLAIDPAGSVWVTNRNQLPNAAGLYELKVDGTWKSHPFNGYSLGSGLDKVVVDDSGYKWVTISTNGTDAGMIVYDDVTEKYKYIGGVGQGGLPGKQVFSLAVDLQGEIWAGTNNGVAVFSSTPDIFTSTYAGAYLPIYERRPLLQGQIIRSIAVDGGNRKWIGTDTGLWLFNETGEEMIHNFTTRNSPLPSDRIRDISVEPSTGEVLIGTEGGIAVYRGTATRTETVNKNCLQVFPNPVRVGFSGNIGISGVPNNGWVKITDAAGFLVFEGKSAGGTFAWHGRDYNGRKAKPGVYLVLASSGDGAQTCMTKIAIQ
- a CDS encoding KdsC family phosphatase, whose protein sequence is MQALPDFKNITTFIFDVDGVLTDGTLLCFSTGEQARAFNIKDGYAIRHALKKGYRVAIISGRNEPGVRKRLESLDVKDIYLGSENKLDTFQNYVYYYGIDPETVVFMGDDMPDLEVMQHCGISACPADAAIDICDISQYVATAEGGKGAVRELIEMVMKLQKRW
- a CDS encoding FKBP-type peptidyl-prolyl cis-trans isomerase, which encodes MQQLLKRSALWQLLLAFSFLLGLTSCGDEPDPYDPYANYDYEAQAKADDAMIQAYFKANNITDTVKTASGLYYKVLKPGTGAKPVAGQKVSVHYIGKLVQNEYVFDSSWKRVYPFEFQVGAGKVIKGWDEGLPLMQEGEKAILFIPSHLGYGPVGSYPSIPSGAPLMFEVDLLDIL